The genome window CCAACAGGTTTACTACTGCTTCCTTGATTCCCTCGTCAGTACCATCTGCATAATATGGAGAGGTAGGGTCCTTCTTGATGGCTGCAATCACATCCGTATTCTCTGACATTGCCTTTGCCCAAGGGGTCGTGGTATAGAGGCAAGGACGATCCTGACGGGTAACATTGGTGATGTTCCAGATAGCGTTAGCACCAGGACCATCCTGTAAACTACCACGGGTCAAGGCATAAGTGAAGCGCTTGACAATCTTTTTGTTCAATTCAGAGGTGTTTGGATCGAATGTGCTGCCATCTGCATGCACGCCACCAATAGCGTATTTGCTATCTCTACCAAATGTTGTATAGTATGCTCCGTCGGTAAAGTCATTCTTGTCGGCATCCCAAAATGATGGATTGATGTATTCTTTTACGTCAAGTCCAGCTTTCTTGAAGTAAGATGCCTCTGATGCATACTGTGCCTTGATAGCTTCGTTAGGAATGGCATCTACCAGTCCTGTACCACCAATACCGATGGTAGATTCCAATCTTACAGCTACTGTACCATTGCCGGTTTCGTATGGAGTAGGACTGGTGTTGAAGGCACTCTTAGGGATAGAAATCTCAGGATAAATCAAATCAAACTTTTCGCCATCAGGGAACTGCATGGATGGTATCTCTTCTGTTTCCATCTTGTTGACGTGCTCCCAACTCATATTGATTTTGCTCTCATCGATAGGTGGCAAGAATGGAGACTGTGCTTGTGTCTGAGGCATACCTGTAACCTCAGCTACATAGCCACCATCATTGCTGTTGGCACCATCTACAGGATGATAAACTACGAGCAGATAACCATTACCGTTACCATAGCGGGTTTCATACTGTGCCTTGCGCTTGCCATGACCATACTCTGGGTGGCAGTCAAAGCAAGATGAGCGTACAGAAGCAGGACCCAAGCCCTTGAAGGCACCGGTGTTCCATGAATACTGGCGCTCGAATATCTGCTCGCCGATAAAGAACTGCTTGAAGAGTTCTGGATCGTTATCTACGGCAGGGGTCTGGTCAGAGTAACTGCTGGAACCAGTGTTCTCTGTTGTCCCCAGCTTACCACCTGGATACCACTCATCTGCAGTAAAGTTACCCACTTCCTTACCTACGTATGCGGCATCTGTTTCCTGAATTTCAACTTTGTTGTCATCGTCAGAACAGCTAGCCATTGTCGTAGCCAAAGCCAGGGCGAACGACAGGTAGGCGTAATTCTTAAAATTCTTATTCATAATGTATTTTCTTTGTGATATATTATATTTAACCCAAATGACGTAGCTTCGCTTCTATTGAAGAAAGCAAAGCTA of Segatella copri contains these proteins:
- a CDS encoding di-heme oxidoredictase family protein; the encoded protein is MNKNFKNYAYLSFALALATTMASCSDDDNKVEIQETDAAYVGKEVGNFTADEWYPGGKLGTTENTGSSSYSDQTPAVDNDPELFKQFFIGEQIFERQYSWNTGAFKGLGPASVRSSCFDCHPEYGHGKRKAQYETRYGNGNGYLLVVYHPVDGANSNDGGYVAEVTGMPQTQAQSPFLPPIDESKINMSWEHVNKMETEEIPSMQFPDGEKFDLIYPEISIPKSAFNTSPTPYETGNGTVAVRLESTIGIGGTGLVDAIPNEAIKAQYASEASYFKKAGLDVKEYINPSFWDADKNDFTDGAYYTTFGRDSKYAIGGVHADGSTFDPNTSELNKKIVKRFTYALTRGSLQDGPGANAIWNITNVTRQDRPCLYTTTPWAKAMSENTDVIAAIKKDPTSPYYADGTDEGIKEAVVNLLDPKTNQFDNQWHNFKPEQSMDDFYAFMVWHRGLAVPRARNLNDPQVQEGKKLFMNWGCASCHKPTWKTGDDNYVTSKYLADKKLPRYQNQTIHPYSDFVQHKLYMMNDIHGSWCRTTPLWGRGLSYLNTGAEDRLHDCRARNEVEAIMWHCYSKKSHAYNSAMNFYKASKSDRDAVVKFLRSI